Genomic DNA from Oncorhynchus clarkii lewisi isolate Uvic-CL-2024 chromosome 28, UVic_Ocla_1.0, whole genome shotgun sequence:
ATTCATACCTCTCTCAGACCAAGAACACACTCCAGATGTGATTCCCACCCTTGTAAGCACTCATTGGCTGAGAGACGGGGAGGAGTCAGGGATGAGAGTGCTGAGGGGTGAGAATGATTCTGTTAAGTGAAGCCCTGGCTGGCTATCTGTGCTTTAATACCTTTTCTTTTAGTTAGTGACTCAAATTCTCGGgactcactcacagacacacaccctcagtcaacctctctccatctatctatctccttctctcccctctcactctctttctttccctgctCTCTCCGCGCTCTCTTTCTCGGAGACCTCTCTGGCTGAAGCTGTGGTAAATAGATGGCAGTGTGAGACCAGAGGATGATAAGGCTTTCCTGCCTGTAGAGTCAGTGCCAGAAGTAGTCAGACGGGCGCCTGTGGTCACGTATCGAACTTCCTCCCAGTGTTTCAGACTTTACTTCACTGCCCAGTGTCTGCATGGCATTCAAAGCTGGAGCTTGAAGTAAGCAGCTCCTCATTAGGCACAGAAACCCTCTAGACGGATTAAGGGAATAATGAAGAAAGAAGGAAACTGAAGAGTACTGACTGAAGAGTTCCTACAAAAACAATGAATGCCACGCACCAGCATCACCATGGATCATTTCACCTATGGAACCACAGCTCTGGAGCTCCGCCTCTAAGCCATCAACAGCACCAAGCCGGAGCGGAGAGACACCATGGTTCGTCTGGGTGTTACGAGCAGCTGCTAATCTCCACCGAGGTCTTCCTTACGCTGGGCATCGTCAGCCTGCTGGAGAACATCCTGGTCATCGCCGCCATCATTAAGAACAAGAATCTGCACTCTCCCATGTACTTCTTCATCTGTTCCCTGGCCATGGCCGACATGCTGGTCAGCGTCTCCAATGCCACCGAGACCATCGTTATGGCAATGATCACCGACGGAAATCTGGGGATTGGTGGCGGCGTGATCAAGAGCATGGACAACGTGTTTGACTCCATGATCTGTAGTTCCCTGCTGGCGTCTATCTGGAGCCTGCTGGCCATCGCCGTGGACCGTTACGTGACCATCTTCTACGCGCTGCGCTACCACAACATCATGACCACGCGCCGGGCCGCCGCCATCATCACCAGCATCTGGACCTTCTGCACCGTGTCGGGCATCCTCTTCATCGTCTACTCGGAGAGCACTACCGTCCTCATCTGCCTCATCATCATGTTCTTCAGCATGCTGGTGCTCATGGCCTCGCTGTACGTCCACATGTTCATGCTGGCACGTCTGCACATGAAGAGGATCGCCGTTCTGCCGGGAAACGGCCCCATCTGGCAGGCAGCCAACATGAAGGGGGCCATCACCCTCACCATTCTCTTGGGGGTGTTCATAGTGTGCTGGGCTCCTTTCTTCCTCCACCTCATCCTCATGATCTCCTGCCCTAGGAACCCCTACTGTGTGTGCTTCATGACCCACTTTAACATGTACCTCATCCTcatcatgtgtaactctgtcatTGACCCGCTGATCTACGCCTTCAGGAGCCAGGAGATGAGGAAAACCTTCAAGGAGATCTTCTGCTGTTGGTATGGTCtcgtctctgtgtgtttctctgtgtgaaaTGCCCAGCAGATAGTGACTCTTATGGAGATACTGCATGTGAACTGTTTAGGGAGAATGTGAACAGTTTAAAAGAAACATAATTATATTATTTGTAAATAAGGACATATTTTTGTCTTGCCTCATGATCCAAATAAGAATTGCAAAATTGTTTAACATGCCTAAGGtaactacaggtaactgccaaaataatggaaacaccaacataaagtgtcttactAGGTCATTGAGCCACCACGAGCCACCAgtttcaatgcgccttggcatagattctacaagtgtctggaactctaatggatggatgtgacaccattcttccatgagaaattccataactTGGTGTTTTGGCggcgctccagaatctcccataagtgttcaattgggttcagaTCTTTTGATTGAGACGGCCATGGCGTATCGTTTTCATACTCATCAAATCATTCAGTAACCActtgtgccctgtggatgggggcattgtcatccacTCCTATCAGGATAGAAAGGATTCACCACAGGTTGAAGGTAATCACTATTTATTGGCGTTTACCTTGGGTTGAGTCGACCTAAACCATGCCAGGAAAATGCACCCCACATCATAAGAGTCGCCAGGACCCTAATTtattcaagtgtttccattattttggcagtttccTGTACATGTATATAGATTTATCTCACGATCAAACAAATTGTCAACAAATGGCATGGCTATCAGTACATGGAAAGGTTTGGGAATTGTTAGATGCTGTTTGCTCCCTAACACCCTGATAATATTTAGAAAGACAGAAAGCGATATTGCTATGAAATATTGTTTCCTTGAAATGTGCAAGTACAATGCTTCACAGTGCTTTTAAAGGAGTAGTCTGTGCATGTTATTTAGGATAATGCGTTTCCAGATACAGTGAGCTCTAAGTATTGGGACAGTGTCaccttttttgttgttttggatctgtactccagcactttggattttaaatgatacaTTGACtttgaggttaaagtgcagactgttagctttaatttgagggtatttacaTCCACATTGGGTGAACTGTTTAGAAACTACTGCACGTTTTGTACATAGtctccccattttaggggaccaaaagtattgggacaaattcacttatgagtattaaagtagtcaaaggtttagtatttggtcccatattcctagcgcTATATCAGCCCACACAGTTACAAGGATGGACCTCttattgaagcttatagagatcccaactgatgtatagaatGAACAtgtttggtttagatacaagcatcatgaaacctctaacagaatacattcagttgacttggtgaaaatctgattgtttttttagacctaacttgcttaccaccttttccatgtggtttcttccttcagacTTCATAAAATGATGatctcttcctaaatatttggtcaaattattaattttgtgtatggtttcctagaatcCAAgggtggctcaatttaccccccccccccccctcatgaaAAAGTATTACTGAATTACTACACAAAACCTA
This window encodes:
- the LOC139386910 gene encoding melanocortin receptor 4-like: MNATHQHHHGSFHLWNHSSGAPPLSHQQHQAGAERHHGSSGCYEQLLISTEVFLTLGIVSLLENILVIAAIIKNKNLHSPMYFFICSLAMADMLVSVSNATETIVMAMITDGNLGIGGGVIKSMDNVFDSMICSSLLASIWSLLAIAVDRYVTIFYALRYHNIMTTRRAAAIITSIWTFCTVSGILFIVYSESTTVLICLIIMFFSMLVLMASLYVHMFMLARLHMKRIAVLPGNGPIWQAANMKGAITLTILLGVFIVCWAPFFLHLILMISCPRNPYCVCFMTHFNMYLILIMCNSVIDPLIYAFRSQEMRKTFKEIFCCWYGLVSVCFSV